Proteins encoded by one window of Synechococcales cyanobacterium CNB:
- a CDS encoding NAD-dependent epimerase/dehydratase family protein, whose translation MPTTRREFLQASAALSAGLALCVAPALAMRPAARAAKPMRILILGGTGFLGPAIVEAALARGHALTLFNRGRTEQRTGHTFEGRDRVEKRHGNRDPRRLADESAEPGPDNPMGLTQLREGEWDAVIDTSAYFPRVVNASAELLSGRVGQYVLISTVSVYASHAEPNADESAPVGTIPDPTVEQVTGESYGPLKALCEQAAEARLPGRTTIVRPGLIVGPGDPTDRFTYWPVRVARGGDVLAPGTPNDPVQVIDVRDLADWLVLMVEKHTFGVFNALGPAGGMGIGTLLEACKQAAESDANFRWADAGFLREHGVSGWSDMPVWLPPEGDTLGFGQRSCARAVAAGLTFRPILDTSKDTLAWWNAQPEDRRARLRAGISSDREAAVLKALDERDAG comes from the coding sequence ATGCCGACCACGCGCCGCGAGTTCCTTCAGGCCTCCGCCGCCCTTTCTGCAGGCCTCGCCCTCTGCGTCGCTCCTGCCCTCGCGATGCGCCCCGCCGCACGCGCCGCCAAGCCCATGCGCATCCTCATCCTCGGCGGCACCGGGTTCCTCGGTCCCGCCATCGTCGAAGCCGCGCTCGCCCGCGGCCACGCCCTCACGCTCTTCAACCGCGGCCGCACCGAGCAACGCACCGGCCACACCTTCGAAGGTCGCGATCGTGTCGAGAAACGACACGGCAACCGCGACCCGCGCCGACTCGCCGACGAGTCCGCCGAACCCGGCCCCGACAACCCGATGGGACTCACGCAACTCCGCGAAGGCGAGTGGGACGCCGTCATCGACACCTCCGCCTACTTCCCCCGCGTCGTGAACGCCTCCGCCGAACTGCTCTCCGGTCGCGTCGGCCAGTATGTCCTCATCTCCACCGTCTCCGTCTACGCCTCCCACGCCGAGCCGAACGCCGACGAGAGCGCGCCCGTCGGCACGATCCCCGACCCCACCGTCGAACAGGTCACCGGTGAGTCCTACGGCCCGCTCAAAGCGCTCTGCGAACAAGCCGCCGAAGCTAGGCTGCCCGGCAGGACGACCATCGTCCGACCCGGCCTCATCGTCGGTCCCGGCGACCCGACCGACCGCTTCACATACTGGCCCGTCCGCGTCGCGCGCGGTGGTGATGTCCTCGCCCCAGGCACGCCCAACGACCCCGTGCAGGTCATCGACGTCCGAGACCTCGCCGATTGGCTCGTCCTCATGGTCGAGAAGCACACCTTCGGCGTCTTCAACGCCCTCGGCCCCGCCGGCGGCATGGGCATCGGCACACTCCTCGAAGCCTGCAAGCAAGCCGCCGAAAGCGACGCGAACTTCCGCTGGGCCGACGCCGGGTTCCTCCGCGAGCATGGCGTCTCCGGATGGAGCGACATGCCCGTCTGGCTGCCGCCTGAAGGCGACACACTCGGATTCGGCCAGCGCAGCTGCGCCCGCGCCGTCGCCGCAGGCCTCACGTTCCGCCCGATCCTTGATACGTCAAAGGACACCCTCGCCTGGTGGAACGCACAGCCAGAGGATCGCCGCGCTCGCCTGCGCGCCGGCATCTCGTCCGACCGCGAGGCCGCCGTCCTCAAGGCCCTCGACGAACGCGACGCCGGATGA
- a CDS encoding MFS transporter — protein sequence MPEKLTQQAAENAGGGPGDSPAMVRHGEWLPLALSGGYFFCVLAGYYCVRSVRESMGVEGGWDRLAWLMTATLAAMFLANPAFAAVVSRFPRRVFIPATYRFFAANMLVFAGLFVVVDEQSRLWLGYAFYVWLSVFNLFVISVFWAYMNDVWSPEQSKRVFGPIGVGGTLGAVCGSFLAARLVEHLGPTGMMLLACCFLEGAVWLARGVRERHGGAGVVSAEPGPRVWEGLRLISRSPYLALICAVLLAFTLTSTFLYMEQGRIVSQSVEGRDARASAFAHIDLYANLGTLLVQAFVTSRLVKRLGLGWTLAILPLLTLAGFVALWAVPTLGVLTIFQAVRRSTEYAVGRPAREMLFARLGPEEKYKSKPFIDTFVYRGGDAVGAWVPKLLAQAGVAVGFVAIPVAAAWAVVALTLGKMERKARPGEATTE from the coding sequence ATGCCGGAGAAGCTCACGCAGCAGGCGGCGGAGAACGCGGGAGGCGGCCCCGGCGACAGCCCGGCGATGGTGCGGCATGGCGAGTGGCTGCCGCTGGCGCTCTCCGGGGGGTATTTCTTCTGCGTGCTTGCGGGGTACTACTGCGTGCGGTCGGTGCGCGAGTCGATGGGTGTGGAAGGGGGATGGGACCGGCTGGCGTGGCTGATGACGGCGACGCTGGCGGCGATGTTCCTGGCGAACCCGGCGTTCGCGGCGGTGGTGTCGCGCTTTCCACGGCGGGTGTTTATCCCAGCGACGTACCGGTTCTTCGCGGCGAACATGCTGGTGTTCGCGGGGCTGTTCGTGGTGGTGGACGAGCAGTCGCGCTTGTGGCTCGGGTACGCGTTCTACGTGTGGCTGAGCGTTTTCAACCTGTTCGTGATCTCGGTGTTCTGGGCGTACATGAATGACGTGTGGTCGCCGGAGCAGTCGAAGCGGGTGTTCGGGCCGATCGGCGTGGGGGGGACGCTGGGCGCGGTGTGCGGCTCGTTCCTTGCGGCACGGCTCGTGGAGCACCTGGGGCCGACGGGGATGATGCTGCTGGCGTGCTGCTTCCTCGAAGGCGCGGTGTGGCTTGCGCGCGGTGTGCGGGAACGGCACGGGGGCGCCGGCGTGGTGTCGGCTGAGCCTGGGCCTCGGGTGTGGGAGGGGCTGCGGCTGATCTCGCGGTCGCCATACCTGGCGTTGATCTGCGCGGTGCTGCTGGCGTTCACGCTGACGTCGACGTTCCTGTACATGGAGCAGGGGCGGATCGTGTCGCAGAGCGTGGAGGGGCGCGATGCGAGGGCGTCGGCGTTCGCGCACATCGACCTGTACGCGAACCTGGGGACGCTGCTGGTGCAGGCGTTCGTCACGTCGAGGCTGGTGAAGCGGCTGGGGCTTGGGTGGACGCTGGCGATCCTGCCGCTGCTGACGCTGGCGGGGTTCGTGGCGTTGTGGGCCGTGCCGACGCTGGGCGTTCTCACGATCTTCCAGGCCGTGCGGCGGAGCACGGAGTACGCGGTGGGCAGGCCCGCGCGGGAGATGCTGTTCGCGCGGCTCGGGCCAGAGGAGAAGTACAAGTCCAAGCCGTTCATCGACACGTTCGTGTATCGGGGGGGGGACGCGGTCGGAGCGTGGGTTCCGAAACTGCTGGCGCAGGCGGGCGTGGCGGTGGGGTTCGTGGCGATCCCGGTAGCGGCGGCGTGGGCGGTGGTCGCGCTCACGCTCGGGAAGATGGAGCGCAAGGCGCGGCCTGGGGAGGCGACGACGGAATGA
- a CDS encoding PEP-CTERM sorting domain-containing protein (PEP-CTERM proteins occur, often in large numbers, in the proteomes of bacteria that also encode an exosortase, a predicted intramembrane cysteine proteinase. The presence of a PEP-CTERM domain at a protein's C-terminus predicts cleavage within the sorting domain, followed by covalent anchoring to some some component of the (usually Gram-negative) cell surface. Many PEP-CTERM proteins exhibit an unusual sequence composition that includes large numbers of potential glycosylation sites. Expression of one such protein has been shown restore the ability of a bacterium to form floc, a type of biofilm.) yields the protein MRWTTASSLVAAAAFSCGALAQEDHYGDRTSDAVASNAVATVSLVGFAGGQFRTLNSEGDAPVPVSTFDDPKFYSIGTNTVPNPNQQDTLEAAWYEVVNPQGHFVQLIIRSRTGKQFVPVGTQVDGHTVQAFSYELGGDGNGIDWKGWISHVSWTEYVINYSTDGGQTAYSDPTIFDPIGGAHWNGIDVLHLGLEVPGSGVNWIQVNYKIGVVPAPGALAGLTIAGGLLARRRRR from the coding sequence ATGCGCTGGACCACTGCTTCATCCCTCGTCGCCGCAGCCGCCTTCTCCTGCGGCGCACTCGCCCAGGAAGACCACTACGGCGACCGCACCTCCGACGCCGTCGCCAGCAACGCCGTGGCGACCGTCTCCCTCGTCGGCTTCGCCGGAGGACAGTTCCGCACCCTCAACTCCGAGGGCGACGCACCCGTCCCCGTCAGCACCTTCGACGACCCCAAGTTCTACTCCATCGGCACCAACACCGTCCCAAATCCCAACCAGCAGGACACCCTCGAAGCCGCTTGGTACGAGGTCGTCAACCCACAGGGACACTTCGTACAACTCATCATCCGCTCCCGAACCGGAAAGCAGTTCGTTCCCGTCGGCACCCAGGTCGACGGCCACACCGTCCAGGCATTCTCCTACGAACTCGGCGGCGACGGCAACGGCATCGACTGGAAGGGATGGATCAGCCACGTCTCCTGGACCGAGTACGTCATCAACTACAGCACCGACGGCGGACAAACCGCGTACTCAGACCCAACCATCTTCGATCCCATCGGCGGCGCGCACTGGAACGGCATCGACGTCCTCCACCTCGGACTCGAAGTCCCAGGCTCAGGCGTCAACTGGATCCAGGTCAACTACAAGATCGGCGTCGTTCCCGCACCAGGCGCCCTCGCGGGACTCACCATCGCCGGCGGCCTCCTCGCTCGACGCCGCCGCCGTTGA